A stretch of Malus sylvestris chromosome 11, drMalSylv7.2, whole genome shotgun sequence DNA encodes these proteins:
- the LOC126588928 gene encoding uncharacterized protein LOC126588928, with amino-acid sequence MVMDSPEMWHERLRNTLWAYRTSKRAGTWTTPYALTFGQDTVLPMEINVSSVRIQNQFGSHSEEYIEAMCQGIEDLDVARIEAMNQIQEEKKAVARAYNKKVKVKSFKEGDLVWKTILPLGAQLRGFGKWSPTWEGPFVISRVLDKGGYYLGDLKGNWQKHPINVKFLKKYCPTLWDVRDCYIEEDAR; translated from the coding sequence atggtgatggATAGTCCGGAAATGTGGCATGAGAGGCTAAGGAatactttgtgggcatacagaaCTTCCAAAAGGGCAGGAACATGGACAACTCCCTATGCTTTAACTTTCGGGCAGGATACAGTGCTTCCCATGGAAATCAATGTGAGTTCTGTTAGAATTCAAAATCAGTTTGGATCACATAGTGAAGAATacatcgaagccatgtgtcaagggatTGAAGACTTAGACGTGGCCCGAATTGAAGCCATGAACCAGATTcaggaagaaaagaaagctgttgcccgagcttataacaaaaaggtGAAGGTGAAGTCTTTCAAAGAAGGAGATTTAGTATGGAAGACAATCCTCCCTCTAGGAGCTCAACTTAGAGGCTTTGggaaatggagcccgacatgggaaggtcctttcgTGATTAGTCGAGTCTTGGACAAAGGGGGATATTACTTGGGGGATCTCAAAGGGAATTGGCAAaaacatcccattaatgttaaattcttgaagaaatattgtcctacattatgggatgttagagattgttatattgaagaagATGCAAGGTAA